From the genome of Armatimonadia bacterium:
AGGTCTCGGACAGCAAGTACTACTGCGCACCGCAGGTCTTCTACTTCCGTCCGCAAGAGAAGTGGTACATGGTCTATCAGGTGGGCGTCCCCGGCCAGAAGAGGATGTGGGTGGCCTACTCCACGACCACTCAGATCGGCGATCCCGCTTCCTGGACGAAGGCGCAACCGATCCTCAGCGGCGACGAGGAGGACCCGCGACCGGAAGGCGGCCTCGACTACTGGATCATCTGCGACGACCAGCGTGCCTATCTGTTCTACACCACCAACAACGGCAAGATGTGGCGGATGTGGACCAGGCTGGAGGACTTCCCACGAGGCTTCAGGGACCCTCAGATCGCCCTTCAGGGAGACATCTTCGAGGCCAGCCACACCTACTTGCTCACGGGAGCAAACAAGTACCTCACGATCATCGAGGCGAATCCCGGGGGAAGGCGGTACTACAAGGCGTACCTCGCGGATCGACTGGACGGGCCCTGGGAGCCCCTGGCCGACACGGCTGACA
Proteins encoded in this window:
- a CDS encoding non-reducing end alpha-L-arabinofuranosidase family hydrolase, producing MWYLAGLALACLIGATQGCAQEESNRAQGGAMNTSFTLPAEWEYTAPLLGPEARTTDQSCAQKDPSIVFFEGRWHVFMTIKCGQTTPMEYCSFADWEEANRAPRTVLKVSDSKYYCAPQVFYFRPQEKWYMVYQVGVPGQKRMWVAYSTTTQIGDPASWTKAQPILSGDEEDPRPEGGLDYWIICDDQRAYLFYTTNNGKMWRMWTRLEDFPRGFRDPQIALQGDIFEASHTYLLTGANKYLTIIEANPGGRRYYKAYLADRLDGPWEPLADTADKPFAGWANVRPAPGVAPWTDNLSHGELVRERNDERMPVNPQHLCMVFQG